TGCCGAGGGCGGTCAGGGCGTCCTGAAGCGACGCGTACGGCGTGCCCCCGGGCTGAGAATCTATGTAGAGTCTCGTGGTTCCCATCGCACGCCGCCCCCTGCGTTTTCCTTCGTCAGGCTCCGATCCAGAGTTTGTGCTGTTCCCAGGCGATACGGCTCCACTGCTCGATATTCGAACTCCCCCCAGGGAACCAAGCGGCCTGCTTGTACATGGCTAGGCTCGCGATGTGGCTGTCATAGGTCCAGGTCCACGTTTCGTTCGGCGACGAACCTAATGGAAAGGCTCCAACGACCAGGGTCCCGGCGTTGGTGATCGTGCCACTTCTCGCGGACATGTCGAGCTGCGTCTCGAGTGTTCCGTTGACGAAGAGGGCCGCGCCGTTCGTGCTGGCCTCGCTGCGATCGACGAAGGCCCAGATGTCATACCACGCGCCGGTGGTGAGGCCACTCGGGCTCTCGAGCGTCGAGCTCCCGCTGACCGAGGAAACCATGAAGCTGGCCTTGTGAGCGTCGCTGAAATACAGGATCCACCCGATGAAATGCTGTGGGTCATCTCGGTCGCCACGCTTGAACATCACGCACCGATTCGCGGCGTTCGAAGACAGCTTGACGACCGCATGGACCGCGAAATCCTCCGTCGTGATGTCCCCTACCGAGGAGCCAGACGATTCGAGGCGGTAACCTGACCCGAAGAGCACGGAAAGGTCGGGCGCACCGAGCGGGCTGTTGCTCTGAAGATAGCTCGGAGCCGTGCCACTTCCAGCCTGGGTCAACGATTCCCCACCATAGACCCAGTACGCCCACGTCCCCGCGGCGGCATCTTCGCCACGATAACGAAATGACGGAGACACGGCGATCCGATTCGCGTAGAGCGCTGTGGGTATCGCCGCGGCTCCCGTCGGCGTGATGATGCTCATGCTGCACACTCCCCCTCCAGAAAGGAACGCTGCAGCCTAGCGGTGGCGCAGCGTTCGCACCCTCATGACTAGTAGCGTGGGCGAGGGGTCCCGTCAAGGACAAACTCGCAATGACTACCCACGATCGTTCCCTCAGAACCGGACACCTCAGCGGAATGCCGGTGCCTGGCCTTGGCGAGAACCATCTGCGGCAGGGCGGGGAATCGCAAAGGGAATGGCTGAGGCGTGGCGCCTGTCGTGGACTGTGTGCTTTCGCGCCCATCGCGAGTCCATGCGGTACTCGGTGTGCGCGACAACATGCTACAAGGCCGCATGGGCACCCCTCCGTCTCGTTGCAACACGCGGCCGGCAAGCCACTCTTTCGGTCCCCTGGCCCTCGTCGCGCTCGTCGCGCTCGTCGCGCTCGCTGCGCTGCCGCTCGGCGCGTGCGGCAGTTCACCGTCGCCCGCCACCGACGCGGCCCCGAGTCCCGTCGACGCGGCCCCCGACACCCTCCCCGCCTGGCGCCCCCCGGTCTTTCCCGAGGTGCGCGTGAACGCCCTCCTCGGTAACCGGCCGAAGCTCCACGCGGGGGACCCGAGCCGCGTGATCCTCGGCTCCACCGGACGACGCATGTTCGCCCTCGATCTGCGCCAGCGGCCCGGCATCGTGGGCGACGTGAACTACATCCACGAGGAGGGCTACGCCGGCTCGAACCTGGGCACGCGGCTCCTCGAGCTATCGCTCCGCCGCGGGGCGGACCTCGCCGCGTTCGAGCCCACGGGGCACCTCTACTGGCCCGATCACACCGAGGTGAAATGGAAGCTGAAGGACGACGCGAGCGTCACGATGACGGAGCAGAAGTTCATCACCGAGGACGACTGCGTGGTGGACGAGCTCTCGCTGACCAACGGCGGCGCCACCGCCGCTGCGTTCGCGCTCCGGGTGGAGGGAGCGCTCCTCGCGCGCGGTGAAGCCGGCGAGGGACAGCTCCACGGGCAGGCCACCTTCTTCGGCGTGCCGGCAGCCTTCGCGGGGGCCGGCACGGGGCTCGCCCCCGTCGACGCGGCGTACACCGCACCCGTCTCCCGCAACGCGGACGCCTTCGGCTACCCGAAGCCCACCGCCTCGTACACCTTCTGGGGCGATTCGGTCTGGGAGACCGTCGACGGGGACCTCTCGCAGGCCTCGCGCTGGACAGCCTACGGTTCGGAGAGCGCCGAGGACTGGCTCGTGCTCGACCTCGGCGCGGAGCACGAGCTGGACAAGGTGGTGATCCACTACTACGACGACAGCGCGATCGGCGGAAAGATCCGCCCGCCGGCGAGCGCCCAGCTCGCGCTCCGCGGGGCGAGCGGCAACTGGCAGACCCCGGCCGACCTCGCCACGACCCCTGCGGCCCCCGCGCCGGGCAAAAACGAATACACGTTCACAAAACAGCTCGCGCGCTACCTGCGGCTCACCGTGCGGCATCAGGCGGGCTTCTCGAGCGGCGTGACCGAGCTCGAGGCCCTGCCCGAGGTCTCGCGCACCCGTCGCGCGCTGGCCGGCGAGCTCTCGATCCCCGCGGGAGAGACGCGCCGCGTGAACCTCGCTCTCTGCCTCGGCCCCGACGCCGCCGCGACGCGCACGCGCCTGGCCCAAGTCGTGGCCCCGGCGGCCAGGCCGCTCGACGAGCACGCCGCCCGCTACGAGAAGTGGTTCCAGGATCACGCGCCGCGCTTCTTCGCGCCGGATCCCTTCTTCGAGCGCATGTGGGTCTATCGCTGGTTCGTGGCGCGCTTCAACCTGGCCGAGATCGGGGCCGGCCGCCTGAAGCACCCCGCCTTCTTCGAGGGGAGGCAGTACTACTCGCGCGTGATCCAGTTCAGCACCCCGCACATCCTCGACGAGACGCGCTGGCTCCGGGACTCACGCTTCGCCTACGGCCACCTGCAGAACCTGGTGGATAACCAGTACCAGGGGAAGGACGGGCGCTTCGACGGCCAGTTCCCGTACCTCTTCACCGACCGGCGCTCGGACTTCTGGTTCATCAACTGGATCGCCCAGGCGGCCTGGGGCCTCTACCAGGTGCACCCGCGCGCCGACTTCCGCACGGCCTTCGCCCCGGCGCTCGAGCGCAACGTCCGCGGCACGGCCAGGCACCACGACGCCGATGGCGACTACCTCTACAAGCTGGGCGCGGAGGACATCGCCTTCTACGCCACGGGGATGGAGTACCAGCCGGCCTTCTACTGGTTCGCAGGGGACATGAACCTGGCGCACGAGAAGTACCCGGACATCGAACGCGCGGACTTCACGAGCTACCTCTACGGCAACGCCCGCGCCATGCAGGAAATGGCGGCCACGTTCCAGAACAAGGCCTCTGAAACCGAGTTCAAGACCCTCGCGGACCGCACGCGCGAGGCCGTGCTCAAGAAGATGTGGCGCAAGGAAGACACCTTCTTCTACGACCTCCTCGCCGCGACCGACGAGCCCGCGCTGGTGAAGCAGATCGTGGGCTTCTTCCCCTTCGCCTTCGGCGTGCCGCCGCGGGACGACCCGAGCTACCTCGCGCTCTTCGACCACCTGACGAACCCGAAGGAGTTCTGGACCCCCTACCCGGTGGCCACCATCTCGCAGGACTCGTCCTTCTTCTCGCAGGTCGTCCCGGGGGGGTGCTGCCACTGGAACGGCCCCACGTGGCCCTTCTCGAACAGCCTCGTGCTCGAGGCGCTCGCCCGCGCGGCGAAGGAGCACCGGGGAGGCGAGAAGCTGCGCCGCGTCTTCTGGGAGCTGCTCAAGGCCTTCACCCTGGAGATGTTCGAGAACCGCGAGCTCGACAAGCCGGAGGTCTCGGAGTCGATGAACGGCCAGTCGGGGACCTGGAAGTCCACCGTCGTGAACTACTTCCACTCCAAGTACAACGACCTCCTCATTCGCCACGTCGGCGGACTCACCCCCCGCGCGGACGAGAAGCTCGAGCTCCATCCCATTCCGTCGGACTGGGCGCACTTCGCGTTTCAAGGGCTGCGCTACCACGGCAAGACCCTCGACAT
This DNA window, taken from Deltaproteobacteria bacterium, encodes the following:
- a CDS encoding discoidin domain-containing protein, encoding MGTPPSRCNTRPASHSFGPLALVALVALVALAALPLGACGSSPSPATDAAPSPVDAAPDTLPAWRPPVFPEVRVNALLGNRPKLHAGDPSRVILGSTGRRMFALDLRQRPGIVGDVNYIHEEGYAGSNLGTRLLELSLRRGADLAAFEPTGHLYWPDHTEVKWKLKDDASVTMTEQKFITEDDCVVDELSLTNGGATAAAFALRVEGALLARGEAGEGQLHGQATFFGVPAAFAGAGTGLAPVDAAYTAPVSRNADAFGYPKPTASYTFWGDSVWETVDGDLSQASRWTAYGSESAEDWLVLDLGAEHELDKVVIHYYDDSAIGGKIRPPASAQLALRGASGNWQTPADLATTPAAPAPGKNEYTFTKQLARYLRLTVRHQAGFSSGVTELEALPEVSRTRRALAGELSIPAGETRRVNLALCLGPDAAATRTRLAQVVAPAARPLDEHAARYEKWFQDHAPRFFAPDPFFERMWVYRWFVARFNLAEIGAGRLKHPAFFEGRQYYSRVIQFSTPHILDETRWLRDSRFAYGHLQNLVDNQYQGKDGRFDGQFPYLFTDRRSDFWFINWIAQAAWGLYQVHPRADFRTAFAPALERNVRGTARHHDADGDYLYKLGAEDIAFYATGMEYQPAFYWFAGDMNLAHEKYPDIERADFTSYLYGNARAMQEMAATFQNKASETEFKTLADRTREAVLKKMWRKEDTFFYDLLAATDEPALVKQIVGFFPFAFGVPPRDDPSYLALFDHLTNPKEFWTPYPVATISQDSSFFSQVVPGGCCHWNGPTWPFSNSLVLEALARAAKEHRGGEKLRRVFWELLKAFTLEMFENRELDKPEVSESMNGQSGTWKSTVVNYFHSKYNDLLIRHVGGLTPRADEKLELHPIPSDWAHFAFQGLRYHGKTLDILWDAPDGKDHYADGLEGFAVYVDGKLLFRHPKLAHVIFDPAGGKVTEVP